A section of the Hippea sp. KM1 genome encodes:
- a CDS encoding Fe-S-containing hydro-lyase, translating into MAEYRLKTPLTDEDIIQLKAGDKVYLSGVLYTARDAAHMRMVKALDEGKELPFDIKGQVIYYVGPSPARPGKPIGSAGPTTSYRMNPFAPRLISLGQKGMIGKGKMSDEVKQACIQYKACYFVSIGGAAAVVGSAVKEAEIIAYPELGPEAVRKLVVEDMPLFVCYDAHGNDLYEMAKKEWANKYSVG; encoded by the coding sequence ATGGCAGAGTATAGATTAAAGACACCTTTAACCGATGAGGATATAATCCAGTTAAAGGCCGGTGATAAGGTATACCTATCTGGTGTTTTGTATACGGCAAGGGATGCCGCCCACATGAGGATGGTTAAGGCTTTGGATGAGGGTAAAGAGCTGCCTTTTGATATAAAGGGCCAGGTGATTTACTATGTTGGGCCTTCTCCTGCAAGACCGGGTAAACCCATAGGTTCTGCCGGCCCAACGACCAGCTATAGGATGAATCCATTTGCACCAAGGCTCATCTCCTTGGGTCAGAAGGGCATGATCGGCAAGGGTAAGATGAGCGATGAGGTTAAGCAGGCCTGCATCCAGTATAAGGCTTGTTATTTTGTCTCTATAGGTGGTGCGGCAGCTGTTGTTGGAAGCGCTGTTAAGGAGGCAGAGATTATCGCATATCCTGAGCTTGGACCTGAGGCTGTAAGGAAGCTCGTTGTCGAGGATATGCCGCTGTTTGTCTGCTATGATGCACACGGCAACGACCTGTATGAGATGGCCAAGAAGGAGTGGGCAAATAAATATAGTGTGGGTTAA
- the sdhC gene encoding succinate dehydrogenase, cytochrome b556 subunit, with the protein MDWYRGRPHHISYKWHEGFVAWIFHRITGLLLILYLFLHEWVISTLQNPQGFTKAMAALENPVFKLLEVGLWLVASYHAINGLRVVLVNFAGAAERENYQGNVWIFWVIFAIVFVAGAIPMLMKL; encoded by the coding sequence ATGGATTGGTATAGAGGTCGTCCACATCATATTTCTTATAAGTGGCATGAGGGTTTTGTGGCCTGGATTTTCCACAGGATTACCGGTCTTTTGTTGATCCTTTATCTGTTCTTGCATGAATGGGTAATCTCAACGCTTCAGAATCCTCAGGGTTTCACTAAGGCTATGGCAGCTTTGGAGAATCCTGTATTCAAACTGTTAGAGGTTGGTTTGTGGCTTGTTGCTTCGTATCATGCTATTAACGGTTTAAGGGTTGTGTTGGTTAACTTTGCTGGAGCTGCCGAGAGGGAGAATTACCAGGGTAATGTATGGATTTTCTGGGTAATCTTTGCCATCGTGTTTGTAGCTGGCGCTATTCCTATGCTTATGAAGCTGTAA
- a CDS encoding fumarate hydratase codes for MAEVRNVSVKDVEEAVYKLALEAAYHIPEDVLEAEKKAYEKEKSPVAKQVLETIFQNIEVSSKEEFPLCQDTGLAVIFLEVGQDVHFTDGYVVDAINKGVERAYKDGYLRKSTCHPLTRENYGNNLPAVIHTFVVPGNKVKIIFDAKGGGSESMSKVQMLKPADGRDGIIQTVVDWVIQAGPNPCPPVIVGVGIGGDFERAAVMAKHATLRKVGKPSDDPVLAEMEQEILEKVNNSGIGPAGLGGLTTCLGVHIEMEPCHIATLPLGINIACHVNRHKEIEL; via the coding sequence ATGGCTGAAGTAAGAAATGTAAGCGTAAAGGATGTTGAAGAGGCCGTCTATAAGCTCGCCTTAGAGGCGGCCTATCATATACCTGAGGATGTTTTGGAGGCTGAGAAGAAGGCTTACGAGAAGGAAAAGTCCCCTGTGGCAAAACAGGTGCTTGAGACGATCTTTCAGAACATAGAGGTCTCCTCGAAGGAGGAGTTTCCGCTCTGTCAGGATACAGGCTTGGCTGTTATATTCTTAGAGGTTGGTCAGGATGTCCATTTTACAGACGGCTATGTTGTTGATGCCATAAACAAGGGTGTTGAAAGGGCTTATAAGGATGGATATTTGAGGAAGTCCACCTGCCATCCGCTCACCAGGGAGAATTACGGCAATAACCTGCCGGCTGTTATCCACACATTTGTTGTGCCTGGCAACAAGGTGAAGATCATCTTCGATGCCAAGGGTGGCGGCAGTGAGTCTATGAGTAAGGTTCAGATGCTAAAACCGGCCGACGGAAGGGATGGAATAATCCAGACCGTTGTCGATTGGGTTATACAGGCAGGGCCCAATCCATGCCCACCGGTTATAGTGGGTGTGGGTATAGGCGGTGATTTTGAAAGGGCTGCAGTAATGGCTAAGCATGCCACATTGAGAAAGGTGGGCAAGCCCAGCGATGATCCTGTATTGGCCGAGATGGAGCAGGAGATCTTGGAGAAGGTCAACAACTCCGGTATAGGTCCTGCCGGTCTTGGCGGTTTGACCACCTGTTTAGGTGTTCATATCGAAATGGAGCCTTGCCACATAGCCACGCTGCCTTTGGGTATCAACATAGCTTGCCATGTTAACAGGCACAAAGAAATAGAGCTTTAA